In Hypanus sabinus isolate sHypSab1 chromosome 17, sHypSab1.hap1, whole genome shotgun sequence, the following proteins share a genomic window:
- the LOC132407130 gene encoding eotaxin-like, giving the protein MKAALCVVAMLAALWICCFKQAAPAPASIITLECCERFRTTPIPRKRLKSYTEALLCPTPAVIFTNKRNMKICTRAKEEWVKESVEYLDRKHQGGKDEVKSPDFNEVSRASFERGFNSSRLPNGGETSASTREVDAGAQ; this is encoded by the exons ATGAAGGCAGCGCTCTGCGTGGTCGCAATGTTGGCAGCTCTGTGGATCTGCTGTTTCAAGCAAGCTGCACCCGCCCCGG CTTCAATCATAACGCTAGAATGCTGTGAGAGGTTTAGGACCACGCCCATTCCTCGCAAGAGGCTTAAGAGCTACACGGAAGCTCTCTTGTGCCCGACACCTGCTGTCAT ATTCACCAACAAGAGGAATATGAAGATTTGCACTAGAGCCAAGGAGGAATGGGTTAAAGAGTCAGTGGAGTACCTGGACAGGAAACACCAGGGTGGCAAAGACGAAGTGAAATCTCCAGACTTCAACGAGGTCTCAAGAGCTAGTTTTGAACGTGGGTTCAATTCTTCCCGGCTCCCGAATGGAGGTGAAACTTCAGCATCGACTCGGGAAGTTGACGCTGGTGCCCAGTGA